The following nucleotide sequence is from Populus nigra chromosome 15, ddPopNigr1.1, whole genome shotgun sequence.
TGTTGATGCAAGCAGTGAGATAATGAAGCTTTTAGGCCTTAGTTTGTAGTTTCATCAAGGTTTCTTTTGGTGGGTTTTGAagcagctgctgctgctctGGCAGATGGGATTTGAAGAATGAAGATTATGATGTAGatggggttttgttttttgatgttttgcaTTCGATTATCCCGTATTTTTTCAAGGGGAGAAATCGAATTGCTTGACCTTAAAATTCTTAGTCTTATTGGGTGCGCGCGCTCGCTGTTTCTCCGTGTATAGTTTAATTATCAGTTCGTGTGAGTTAATTGCTAGAATTTAGAATCTCTAAGGTGTTTCGGGGTGTTTAAGGTTACAGTTAGATGGTTAGTTTTatcatgtttaaatttgtaacaGGTGCCTGTCAAGATGACCTTTGATGGCCTTTGTTTTTAGGGGTTATCTTTTTGAAATCCCTGTTCATGATGTACTTGAAAATCTTTAGTGTGTTAAATCCTCGTGTTTGCCagcttaaataaaaatgaaatctttTTATTGTGATAAATCCTTGTGTTTGCCAGCTTAAATTGTATTTCGGATTGGTTTTTAGACTTGTTAATAAATCTGTAAGATCAGAGCTTGTTGAAGATTCCATGGTCTGCTTGCCATCCAAACCAGACTATCTGGGTCACCCATCGAAGCTTGAATCCCAGATTCAAGCATTCAAGACATGAATCGCCAACGGATCAAGCATGATCCTCTGTTTTAGCATTCGAAGCGGATAAGGCATGCATTTTTCATGTTTACCCGTCCAAACCAGATTATCTGGGTCACCCATTGAAGCTTGAATCCCAGATTCAAGTATTCAAGACATGAATCTGCCAACGGATCAAGCATGATCCTCTGTTTTAGCATTTGAAGCGGAGAAGCCATCCATTCATCATGTTGACATCCTCCTAGTTTGAATTTCACTATCTTGAGTCGTCCAGAAAATTTTGTTGTTGGAGTAAAGATGTAGAGAAGTCTGCAGTTATGTTTGTGGTTTAGGGCAGCAGGGCTGTGAGgatgtttttaaaagtgtttcgCTTAACGGGGCTGTAATGAGAACTTGGCTTCGTTTTCCTCGCAAGATCCTCCAGTTCCTCCTGCTTTTTTATGTTTGCAGCGTATTTGCTTTTTGTACATCACTATTTCAATAATTCTGAGGAGAAGAActtcaaaaaaaagagaagatgcTTTCACTGTTATGTCCTTACTTTTTCCAAAAAGCTGTCTATATAGCTTTGTGAAATAAATAATGCTAATTATATATTCAAAGTATTTTCCCGACGAGATTCAAATCTCTGCCAAGTTATTGACTGTAAGggtataattattaaatctgatttaactttttagaaatttataacTTGGAATATCAAACCTGTCaagatttaaattgaataaaaaaatattaattcactAATACTTGATTAATGTATTAGATTTCTAATAATTTAGTTAGTCTAGCTGAACTCGATGGgataaactttgttatttttttaaaataaaacgatattatttttataaaaataattaatataaataaatttaatgatttgtAAGTCAACGAGTTGATCCATATTTTAATAATCTAAATCTATTTTCAGGTCATTTTCAGATCATTCCTCGTGTAATAATTATCTATAGTGGTGCAAATATTAGTagccattaaaattataataatattttttttatttttaaaaattatttttaatattagcacattaaaatgatattaaaatataaaaatattaatttaaaatatatataaaaaaaaaactatataaaaaaaatacttttttaccACTATGAGCTTTTAAGTTTTACTTGAGTTGAAAGGTGGTTTAGAGTCAAGAATTGGACTTTAGGAGAATAAACAGTGGCCACGCAAGGAGGATATACTCTGAATTTTCTCATTAACCACGAAAATAAAGGGCATGAGTTTTTCACTATAGCATTAGATATAAATTATTGTATattgttataataatttttttagtttaaaaattaaaagtcttGATATCAGGggtaattttatccttttttttaatggttcattgattattaaaagattattaaatatatatgttcatctttttaaaaaaaaaacagtaaaattattcatttactttcaataaaaaaaatttgaacttttgaccaatgatttgtttgtttttttacttgttataATACagtaaaaatatgtatttgcctttaaaataccaaaaaaaaagagcatgtgTCTAGAGGTATCTTTATCCTTTTCACACGggattgttttgtaatttttggtGGCATAAAgagtgtttaattattttatgctggataattgattttttattcaaaaacagtGCTGGAGTGTGCTTATCATGTGCTAGCAAATGAGTGTGTTTGTGCcttttagagtgtgtttggtattgtggttgcgaatgcttttcaaataacttttcgtgccaaaatacatgccaatgatgttttttcattttttaaaaattatttttgacatcagcatatcaaaacgatccaaaacgtacaaatcatattaaagtttagaaaaaaaaaaaattcaaattttttgagaacgcgCCGCAGCCGCATTCCCAAACGCGTCCTTAAACGGCAAGTGAGACTTTACTTGAAGGACAAACCTGTCCTTTCACTGTATCTTTAAAAGTACAGTCATTTTTTCTTCCTCATATAGTATGACGCATGACATGTAGTTTGTCGTTGATAATCGATTTTttcccctcttcttcttcaacctGATAAGGTATgtaattgtctttttttaaaaaaaaaaaattatctttattttttttattttttatttttattcttatctctttaataaatatcatgtttgtttttaatccagtccttcaattataattagtcatgttttattttttacattccaatcctttttttattgttatttttctctttttgtcaatatcttattgattttcaatttcataattcaataaaagtttatgtttttttttataatgtgaccctcattcttttgatatgtttttccttttattaatttgttttttgtttcaatttaactcttaaattgaaaattttttgttgctctctgatttatttattttttatttttcaccccattcttttaattatagtttttttttagatctttttatataattgatattttttcttgattttcatctgctgtttgatttgttgaggaTTGGATTTCGTGATTTTCTCaattataatgtttttgatCTAATAATCCAAGTCactgttttgaaaatttaatatagttcaacatctttttttgcctcattttattttattattttatcattctagattattattaaaaaaaatggttttgtgatcatcttcaatttctttttaatcagtttatcctaattttatgatttagatCACCCGTTTTGCatgtcttttttaatatatatatatatattaaaaaaatatatatatttgtatttaattttaagacactATTATAttcatccatgttttttttaatacaaataaactttattttttaaaataattttttaaatgttgggCTCGGGCCTATTAAAGGTGAAAAATAGATTCAGGCACGTTTCTAAACCTAAGTATATTAGGTTTGGGGTGTACTCTCGAGCACACGGAGGTGCTGGGGTGCACGCTCAACAAGGCTGAATATGTGCACATTTTGGGCGAACACCTTTCATGCCCTCTAGAGAGTTAGGCTTGGGCTAATACATCAAGCCTATTTTATTTGGGCAACTATTTTACATTATGCTTGGGCTACCAAACCTGAACAAGCCTATTTTAAAGTATCTTTTAAGCTCATTTCAGGAGgttttaggtccattttatttggatccaataatcattttttttaatttatataaaactaatttatttagatGATCATGATTATAGCACgggttattaaagttttttttttaaaaaaaatatatttacagcAGCTAAATATAATATGGAATAAATAGCACGGGCCCACAGTGCAACGCGACCCCTCATCTAGGCCATATTTGTTTCCCAGAATTTATTTTTCGGGaaatcacttttcaaactttcctgtgtttgtttgtcactaggaaagttggtcaacggaaaacactttctggttaACGAAAACACTttttggtcaacggaaaacactttccagtcaaagaaaaatttggtttggtttctagaaaagtgttttctcttttggctgtgtttgttttccggaaagtggtttccgagaaatcactttccaaactttcatgtgtttgtttgccattgggaaagttggtcaacggaaaacactttccagtcaaaggaaaatttggcttggttttcaggaaagtgttttcctgaaaaatttgggcggaaaacactttccagaagttgtgaaaaatttagaaatgtcattatttgctgattatatcaaatttgatcctcaaacttttgattgctatatataatttgttttgaatatttatttttcaatttattctcttaaaatttaatttttatattaattttggtccttatttttataattgctatttgctttttccttatcatttttttattgaaattttttatctatcaaatttgatcctcattcttttgatttttacttattttatttgaaataatttatgaaatgttaattattattattttaatttcttcaccttttattttttttaattttttagatttgatctctattattttgattattatttattttatttgagataatttatgaaattattttttttttcaatttcattctcattcaactttttaatttgtaatatttgttcctcattattttaataaacttgaaaaaataaaacattaataagttattttccagctcattttccataacataaccaaacactggaaagtgttttccaacttatttttcattacactaccaaatatcagaaaatacttttctggaattcattttcccaggaattcacttttcaaaagaaaactacttccCTGCAAACAAACGAGCCCTAGTATTTACCATTGCAGGCTTAACAACTCCTAATATTTTCACAACCTAAATGCACAGACTGGTACCGTTTGTTCTTGCTCTTGTAACCTTCCAAAACGAAGTAGGACTCAATTAAACTATTTTACAACTAGAAGGACTCACCTCTCTTCCCAACAAAACCATTCCCACCTCCCTATAGCCAAACACACCCTCTCGTCCCCCTCCCTCTTACGCAACCACCGAAAGTCGAAACGTTTCCCTACTCCACCCCTCTCTCCAGTTTCTAACGTTGTCAGTCTTACACTCCACTCCCTACTGCAACTCCCTACACCTCCACCTTCAATCACCGTCTGATCCCATCATGGAACCAGACGTAAGCGTAGAAACCTCCGCCATGATCCGAATCGCCATCATCCCAATCGGCAAAATCCCTCACCAAACCCTACGCGACTATTACTCCATGTTCCTCCACCATCACACGATCCCACTCTCCTCCATCTCCTCCTTCTACACTGAAGAACAAAAATCACCATTCACCAATCAACCTTGGGAAACTGGTTCCCTCCGGTTCAAATTCGTCCTCGGCGGTGCACCGCCTAGTCCATGGGAAGATTTCCAGTCAAATCGTAAGATCTTGGCTGTTATTGGTGTTTTTCATTGTCCGTTATCGCCTGATCTTGATTCAGTTATTGAAGAGTTCGATGGAGTCTGTAAAGGTTACGCTTCTGCGCGTGTTACTCGCTGTTTCGGTTTTTTTCCTTGTGATTCTCAGGTTAGTTTGTTGCTTCGCTGtattttagtaaattttttatttcttaattggAATCGGATCGGATttgtaattatattgttttttttaaaaaatttatgacaaTGACAATGACTATGATTATGATTGAGCTAAATGCTAAGGAatggttttttgaatttctctttTCATGTGTTGTTTCTGTTGGATTACGTATTATAGAGATTTACGTGGATATTAGGTGTTTTAGATTTAAATGTGATTTAGTTTGCTAAACTAGGAGGTTAGGATTCCGTGAGAAATGAGGAATGAAACTAATCTATGAAACTTTTGGAGTGGAGTGGGAGTTGGGATTGGGATTCAAGTTTGCTTGCGGACCTGCTTTTGAAATGAACCTAGGTTTTGATTTCAATGAATCTGAGGTGGTTTTTGATGTAAATGCCAAGCAATTGTCTCTCATATTTGGCTGATCAGTGATTTGATTCTCATGGTTTTGTTACAGTTAGAGGATGGTGGTAAAAAGGGAGAGAATTTGAGATTGTTTCCGCCGGCAGATCGTCAAACGCAGGAGATGCATTTGCAGACAATGATGCAAGAGATCGCAGCTTCATTGTTGATGGAATTTGAGAAGTATGTATTTCAAGCGGAATCTGCTGGAACTATACTCAAGACGCCTTTGGATTCTCAAGCTAGTTTAAGCTCAGAGGAGGTTTATTTTTAGGTGTCCTAAGGATTTTGAATCTGgaaattttattctaaaagtttttattttgtaatgtgATGCCATGTATTTTGTACCCTGTAGGTtgataattttgagttttgtaAAAATTACAGGTGATCAAGGCTAAAAAGAGAAGACTTGGTCGTGCACAAAAGACTATAGGGGATTATTGTTTATTGGCAGGATCTCCTGTTGATGCCAATGCTCATTATTCTACCGCATTGGAATTATCCAGATTGACTGCAGATTACTTCTGGTATGCTGGGGCATTGGAGGGTAGTGTTTGTGCCTTATTGGTATGTGCGCCTTttgaattaaatgataaaatgacaTTCATTTCAAACACATCCTTTTGTTGGTCTATGAGTAGTTAGGCTGTTCCCTGTTCCGTAGTGAAGTTTCTGCGAAAGCTGATTGGTTTAAGGCTTTGTTATTTTCCTCTTGAATGATGGGTCCTGTTAATGTCTACATCTTTGGCATACCCTGCAGTTATGCAATTACTTACCTTCCTTTTTTACCTGTTATCAGATAGACCGGATAGGCCTGAAAGACCCATCTCTAGAGGATGAAGTTAGGTATCGGTACAACAGTGTGATATTGCATTACAAGAAGTCATTTATACCAGAGAATGCTCAGAGGTAATTTCTTGTTGATCGATTATCTTTTTAAACATCTTCTTCCTGAATCAATGTGAAATAgtgcttaaaaattaatttttttttgtatgcttATGCTAGGAAGTGAAACTGCAAATTTTCTCATTATATTATATGTGTTTTCAATCTCTCTACTCTTGTTCTATGAATCGCACagtgtaaaatataatttccagGCCTGTTTCCCTAATAATTGCAGttggtttatatttttacatatattaGGAGGTCATGCTCTTGCATAGACTGCCTAGAGATCTTCAGgtgatttattttcatattttaattaatcttattaagtgcaaaatttattttaatattttgaatgcaGGGTTTCACCTTTAAGCTTTGAACTTGAAGCTGATTTAAAATTGGCAAGATATCTTTGCAGGTAAATGTTTTtctctcaacttttttttacaaCGTAAGAAGATACACACAGAAGAGAGCTCTTTAAATTAAGATGCTAAGGCTTCTGTTTCTTGAAAGCAATTTTCAAAGTAACGGTCCTTGTTTTTGCAGAAGAGAGCTGGCTAAGGATGTAGTGGATTTGCTGACAAGTGCTGCAGATGGTGCAAAATCTTTGATTGATGCGACTGATAGACTCATACTATATGTCGAAATAGCTCGTTTATTTGGAACTCTTGGTTACCAGAGGAAAGCTGCCTTTTTTACTAGGCAGGTTGCTCAGCTGTATCTGCAACAAGACAGCAAATTGGCTGCTATTAGTGCTTTGCAAGTTTTGGCAATGACAACCAAAGCATATCGTGTTCAGAGCAGAGCTTCCATCTCCAATAATTCTCATATCAATGTGAGTATACAAGCCAGGTGGAAATTTGAAACCATGCATGTAATGGTTGCTGGGATGCTTGTACTGTTGGCTGGCTGTAGTGTGGAGTCATCTATCGTGGATTCCTCTGGGTTAACTACATTATTTCCCCGAACAAATCTATCTATTTATGCTTAGAAAATGCAGCACTCTCAATTTACAGAAAGAAAAAGGCTGCATAATAATTACATAAAGTCCTCCTGTAACTTGATTAATGTCTACTGATGCTTAGCTAGTTAATTCATTTGGTTTTGTCTCAAGAGAATCAGGATCAAATCCTGCTGAAAAAGAGGAAAGAAGAGATGAAGAAAAGGGAGAGGGTTAAACTTGTCACGTAAACCAAACAATGGGTGAAAGAAATGAGCTTATAGTGTTCCTGGCGTCCTTTAAAATTCTCACCTTTCATGAATTATCTTCTTTTTGATAGGAGGTTGGATCAGGTCATGCTGATAGCGGGAAAATGCATCACCAGTCTGTAGTTTCTTTATTTGAGTCTCAATGGAGCACGCTTCAAATGGTTGTGCTGAGGGAGATACTGCTATCTGCTGTTCGTGCAGGAGATCCTCTTGCTGCATGGAGCGCTGCTGCTCGGCTTCTAAGATCATATTACCCTCTAATCACACCTGCTGGACAGAATGGCCTTGCTCGTGCACTTGCTAATTCATCGGAGATGCTGCCTTCTGGGATTCGATGCAGTGATCCTGCCTTACCTTTTGTAAGGTATTTTGCTTCATCCGTGGAATCTTAGCTCGCTTTCTATCATCTTTTACCTATCACCTAGTAGTAAATGTGTTGTGGgtcctttcatttttattttatttttcgtcTATTGTTGTTTGGGTGTTCAAAGAATATGTGTATAAGAACTTATAGCAGATGGTCCTGTATTTACTGAATCTGTCAACAAGAAAGCTGCTTATGGagtctcattttcttttcatatcaGTTTCTGAAGTTGGCAATCATCATCCAATTAATCTGTCTATTTCTTCTAGGTTGTATTCTTTTCCTCTACATACCTCTCAAATGGATATTGTAAAACGCAATCCAGGAAGAGAAGATTGGTGGGTTGGATCTGCTCCTTCAGGGCCTTTTATTTATACGCCATTCAGCAAAGGGGAACCAAATGATAGCAGCAAGCAGGAGCTGATTTGGATTGTTGGGGAACCAGTCCAGATTTTAGTGGAGTTGGCAAACCCATGTGGCTTTAATTTAATGGTTGATAGTATCTACTTGTCAGTGCATTCAGGAAATTTTGATCCTTTTCCCATCAGTGTAGATCTCCCTCCCAATTCATCGAAGGTGATCACCTTATCTGGAATCCCAACTTCAGTGGGGCTAGTGACAATTCCAGGGTGCACTGTTCACTGTTTTGGTGTTATTACTGAACACCTCTTCAGGGATGTAGATAATCTGCTCCATGGTGCAGCACAAGGACTTGTGCTTTCTGACCCTTTCAGATGCTGTGGTTCTCCAAAGTTGAAAAATGTATCTGTCCCAAATATTTCTGTTGTACCACCACTGCCTTCACTGGTTTCACATGTTGTTGGGGGTAATGGTGCAATAGTTTTATATGAAGGTGAGATACGTGAAATCTATATTAGTCTGGCTAATGCAGGCACTGTTCCAGTTGAACAGGCACATATTTCACTCTCAGGAAAACACCAAGATTCTGTTCTCTCAATATCATATGAAACTTTAAAATCCGTTCTTCCTTTAAAACCTGGTGCTGAGGTGATCCTGCCTGTGACCTTGAAAGCCTGGAAGCTTGGGTTAGTGGACCTTGATAATGCTTCTGGAAGCACAGGAAGACAGTTAAAGGACAGTAGTAGCCCGTCACTGTTGATTCATTATGCAGGTAATTTTCATTCTGTACATTTACCCCCCTcagatttgatatttaattcTGCAGACTCTGAGCAAAAAGGGAAAGCTATTGGCTGACAGAAACTTTTTGTTGTTTATCTTCTCTTTGCTCTAGCCATATAATTTTGGGTGAAATAATCCGGCTAGTCCTCCAATTCAAAGATTTATTCTACCATAAAACCATAGTGCGGGCTTGCAATACTTTAAGTATATGCTTTTACTTTGTTAGTTTGTTTTTGGAGGATTCAAGGAAATGTGAGGTCAGGTGTCTCAAGCCTATACCTCTtctgtttgtaaattatttaaaCGCACAAAAGAATTGTTATCTAACTGAGTTTTAGCTCATTTGTAGTCAGTACCACTTGAGTTAAGAGTCCGTTCTTTTTCAAATTGCTgttaatcttttatatatatatatataaatgagatTTTAGTTACTTGAAACCAACCCCCCCAGCATTTAGAATCTTCTGCACTTTATATATGTCTATTGTTGAGAATTGACTGAATAGActgttgttaattattattttgtagatTTGTTCTGCTGTTAGTTTAAAGCTATTTTTATCTCTTCATTCCCCTATAAATAGTATTCTGAATGTCATGACAGAATTTAagtgaataaattattttttcttcgcTTGCCCTTTTCTTTCTGATTTTCAGGGCCATTAACAGATTGTGAAGATCCTCCAAAAGGATCTGCTGTGCCTCCTGGTAGACGCCTGGTTGTTCCCTTGAACATATGCGTTTTGCAAGGTTTGTCTTTTGTAAAGGCTCGTTTGCTGTCAATGGAAATTCCTGCCCATGTTGGTGAAAATCTTCCAAAACCAATTTATCTAGAGAATAGTGCTAGTAAAGAAGCTATTGATTCTGAAACAAAGATGGATGGACTGGTGAAGATTGATCCTTTCAGAGGAAGTTGGGGACTGCGATTTCTGGAACTAGAATTGTCTAATCCAACCGATTTGGTGTTCGAAATCAGTGTCTCTGTCCAGCTGGATAGCACAGAGGACAAGCTTTCTGCTGGTCAAGATGCTACTGAATATGGTTATCCAAAAACAAGAATCGATAGGGATTTCTCTGCTAGGGTATTAATACCACTGGAACATTTTAAATTACCTATCCTTGATGGTTCTTTTTTCATGAAGGATTTTAAGCCTGATGGGGCTGCTGGCAGCAGAAATTCAAGCTTCTCAGAAAAGAGTGCCAAGGCTGAACTAAAAGCTTCCATTAATAACCTGATATCCAGAATAAAGGTCCGGTGGCAATCAGGCCGGACCAGCTCTGGAGAATTAAATATCAAGGATGCCATACAGGCAGCACTGAAGACATCTGCTATGGATGTACTGCTACCAGATCCCTTGACATTTGGCTTCAGGCTTGTTAGAAACAATCTCTCGCAAGAATCTGGTGACTCTAGGCCTAAAGGTTCTGTTTTGGCACATGACATGACTCCTATGGAAGTCTTGGTTCGCAATAACACCAAGGAAATGATCAGGATGAGTCTTAATATTACATGCAGGGACGTAGCTGGAGAGAATTGCGTTGAGGGTACCAAGGCAACTGTCTTGTGGTCTGGTAAGGCTTTATTGTGTTGAGGGATGTTAGTATGCATTTActttctttcattattattaCCCGCTACTCACTCTAGTGAAATATTCATGTCGCATCAATAAGTTTCGCTCATAAaatattcaatcttttcatttctGGCCGCCTCCTTGGTAATCAGCATAATCTGTGCCTTGGCCTCCCATAGGTAGAGAACTAATTCTGCATATTGCTACTACCATGACAGATGCGATCAATGACTGTGCTTGGTTTTTTGGTAGGTGTTCTGAATGGAATAACCATAGAGGTTCCTCCCCTCCAAGAATCCAAGCATTCCTTCTCTTTGTATTTTCTTGTACCTGGGGAGTACACTCTAATAGCTGCTGCCCTGATAGAAGATGCTAATGACCTCCTCAGAGCTCGAGCTAAAACCAATTCACCTGAGGAGCCAATATTCTGTCGCGGCCCCCCATTCCATGTCCGTGTCATTGGGACTgcatgatttttgtttcttgtccAAGACGATGAATCAACTTATATGTTGGGTTGTACGGCCACGGAGAGCTGCCTGCTCAAATGCGGAGGTTTTTTGGCAGCTTCACTGCGAACTCAGTTTTATTGAGTTCTGCGAGCTATACAATTCTTGTTGTGCTATTCTAGTTGTTCTCTTAATCAATTTGACTAAATCTGTATTTGTGATTTGTATGTGCTTGTAAATCCATTGGTCAATTACAAAATGGTACCCTCttattcccttttgtttttaaccaatcggattatttttatttgtaaatgtattgaaaaaatatttttttatttattaaaatttatttttaatattaacatgttaaaatgatataataacaggaaaaataaattaatttgaagtaaagaaaaaaataattttaaaattaaaaaacaaaaagccgATACAAACTTAGCCAAACCACCCCCAAGCAAAACCTGTGGGCTAATTAGGGTTTTTGACGTGTCAGGATTTTTCGAACTCGAAGCTTGGCATCTGAAAGGGGTCTTTCAGCTTAGGCTGCCTATATTCACTCATTTTGGTCGGGGTTTTATGAGAATCTTGGGCTAATCCAATGATTAAGAGAATTTTGCAACTCGCTATTTGGTCTAATCAAATGGGATTAGCCCAAGATTTTATAAGAATCTTGGGCTAATCAAATGATCAAGATCCTTAACCAAGAATCTTGGACGTTTGAGGTTGGCTAATCAGCTTCTTGGTTAAGGAACCCAACATCCTGGGCTCTGGTATTAATTTCTGGGTTGTCTATATCTAACTTTAAACATCAACTAACACAACCTTAGAAAACAGTAGGTTAGACCTAAATGGGGCTCCCGAATGTGGACGGACTCTAGCTCGCAGGATTTGACCCTTCAATGTAACAAATGGATAAGACCTTTCAAATTTCTATAGTTACATAGTCGATTCAAATTAAAGAGCTATCTAATCATTTCATTATGTGGCTTTAGTTGTAGAAGGTGTGGCCTAGGTGCCATAGTCTCATTTCGAGCATTGACCTTGAGGGTTGATGTGCTAGTAGGTATGCCCTCCATCTCCCAAGATTAAGCCCaagaatgtaattaattaagaaaacataagATTTCACCAACTCTAAATAAAATTTGTACCTTTCAATTTGGTAACGAAATGCCTCCTTTTTACCACCATtagtgtgagtgtgtgtgtgtgtgtgtgtgatgggATTACTTATCAAATTCGTATTGGAAGCTCAACATGGATTAAAAATTAAGGGTTTCAAGTATGGAAGCTCAAACTTATATCAATTGGTTGTCAGAAGGATGGCCGATTGAAAGTTGGGCACCCTTCTACTATCTCTACCACGCCATTAGATTTTGTGAAGTTTGTACATgaacatataaaacatatttgagaCCTAAAGATTCGTGAAGTGATCGTGTTGGTCATTAGATATGCTTGATGGCAATGGATGATATGATTACTTGGATGAATTGGTCTTCATCGTCAATTTTAATGTCAAGTAcccagtttttttatttcccttttctttcccaTGAGATCCATTGAACCCATTTACTCAGCTCTAGAAAGAACATGCCGTGATAAAAATGTGAAGGTGTTCGATCTATTTACTTAGCAATACATGGTAATGTCAAGTAcccagtttttttatttcccttttctttcccaTGAGATCCATTGAACCCATTTACTCAGCTCTAGAAAGAACATGCCGTGATAAAAATGTGAAGGTGTTCGATCTATTTACTTAGCAATACATGGTAATGTGGACAAGAGCAGGACTTGCCAAGTCTTACTAGCCATGTTTTCGAGAGGGGAGGGAGAAGAAAGGAAACAAATGGAAAATGTGACgggaaaatataaaatgaaaagcaaaagaTTTTCATGAAACATCTTGA
It contains:
- the LOC133674234 gene encoding trafficking protein particle complex II-specific subunit 120 homolog — encoded protein: MEPDVSVETSAMIRIAIIPIGKIPHQTLRDYYSMFLHHHTIPLSSISSFYTEEQKSPFTNQPWETGSLRFKFVLGGAPPSPWEDFQSNRKILAVIGVFHCPLSPDLDSVIEEFDGVCKGYASARVTRCFGFFPCDSQLEDGGKKGENLRLFPPADRQTQEMHLQTMMQEIAASLLMEFEKYVFQAESAGTILKTPLDSQASLSSEEVIKAKKRRLGRAQKTIGDYCLLAGSPVDANAHYSTALELSRLTADYFWYAGALEGSVCALLIDRIGLKDPSLEDEVRYRYNSVILHYKKSFIPENAQRVSPLSFELEADLKLARYLCRRELAKDVVDLLTSAADGAKSLIDATDRLILYVEIARLFGTLGYQRKAAFFTRQVAQLYLQQDSKLAAISALQVLAMTTKAYRVQSRASISNNSHINEVGSGHADSGKMHHQSVVSLFESQWSTLQMVVLREILLSAVRAGDPLAAWSAAARLLRSYYPLITPAGQNGLARALANSSEMLPSGIRCSDPALPFVRLYSFPLHTSQMDIVKRNPGREDWWVGSAPSGPFIYTPFSKGEPNDSSKQELIWIVGEPVQILVELANPCGFNLMVDSIYLSVHSGNFDPFPISVDLPPNSSKVITLSGIPTSVGLVTIPGCTVHCFGVITEHLFRDVDNLLHGAAQGLVLSDPFRCCGSPKLKNVSVPNISVVPPLPSLVSHVVGGNGAIVLYEGEIREIYISLANAGTVPVEQAHISLSGKHQDSVLSISYETLKSVLPLKPGAEVILPVTLKAWKLGLVDLDNASGSTGRQLKDSSSPSLLIHYAGPLTDCEDPPKGSAVPPGRRLVVPLNICVLQGLSFVKARLLSMEIPAHVGENLPKPIYLENSASKEAIDSETKMDGLVKIDPFRGSWGLRFLELELSNPTDLVFEISVSVQLDSTEDKLSAGQDATEYGYPKTRIDRDFSARVLIPLEHFKLPILDGSFFMKDFKPDGAAGSRNSSFSEKSAKAELKASINNLISRIKVRWQSGRTSSGELNIKDAIQAALKTSAMDVLLPDPLTFGFRLVRNNLSQESGDSRPKGSVLAHDMTPMEVLVRNNTKEMIRMSLNITCRDVAGENCVEGTKATVLWSGVLNGITIEVPPLQESKHSFSLYFLVPGEYTLIAAALIEDANDLLRARAKTNSPEEPIFCRGPPFHVRVIGTA